Proteins encoded together in one Branchiostoma lanceolatum isolate klBraLanc5 chromosome 11, klBraLanc5.hap2, whole genome shotgun sequence window:
- the LOC136444859 gene encoding kelch-like protein 24 has protein sequence MDDNHSEDNNETVNNSLEYDSGWYPAQLWQRLQEFRTEGHLVDVTLCAEGKEIPCHRLVLSACSDYFHAMFSGAHSESKKDKIEIGGVSAEALQLLVDYAYTSKVTVTTDNVQPLYEAANMLQVKPVENGCEKFLTDNLRPETCLGTWALADKVSCQRLFEKAKLYALKHFEDVCSTEEFLELPVDVLKTYISGDGLYAKKEEQVVKVILVWSRHDLRQRQRHLKELLECVRFSQVNPDYLKNITETDKVLAGVSGIKELIKLKDHGQSRHVGPRHIQKEEILVLGGTAPSKYDLDGNLLIHVGDNPDIYRLDLNGDCVNISLVPESVKETAGYAACVVDNDVIVTGGISSGKNAWQYKPSLHSWTELDSLNRERCYHGMAVLREEVYVVGGRRGYHRSSSHPHVEVYCEVIDNWELVAPLKQKVCEFGITTCCEKIYVLGGRINLKENTAVVQCYDPTQDMWTFATPLPHSTRDINACTINSKIYLVVGELAHVLCYSPQENCYEKMTGRLASWHYCSATVCGSEIYITGGYDLPRHDIDDKVPLATVQCYNASSNTMIMVNNLPLPLYCHISVTVPKL, from the coding sequence ATGGACGACAATCATTCTGAAGACAACAATGAGACAGTGAACAACAGTCTGGAGTATGACTCTGGCTGGTATCCTGCCCAGTTATGGCAGCGGTTACAGGAGTTCAGGACCGAGGGTCACCTGGTGGACGTGACTCTGTGTGCAGAAGGGAAGGAGATCCCCTGTCACAGACTGGTTCTGTCCGCCTGCTCCGACTACTTCCATGCCATGTTTAGTGGTGCACACAGCGAGAGTAAGAAGGACAAGATAGAGATAGGAGGGGTGAGTGCAGAGGCACTACAACTGCTGGTGGACTATGCCTACACATCCAAAGTCACCGTCACCACTGATAATGTCCAGCCGCTGTATGAAGCAGCCAACATGCTGCAGGTCAAGCCTGTTGAAAATGGATGTGAGAAGTTTCTGACGGATAACTTAAGGCCTGAGACATGCTTGGGAACCTGGGCATTGGCGGACAAGGTATCATGTCAACGTTTGTTTGAGAAGGCAAAGCTCTATGCTCTAAAACACTTTGAAGACGTTTGCTCAACAGAAGAGTTCCTTGAGCTACCTGTGGACGTTTTGAAGACATACATCTCAGGTGATGGTCTTTATGCTAAGAAAGAAGAACAAGTGGTGAAGGTGATCTTGGTTTGGTCAAGACATGATCTAAGACAGCGGCAAAGACACCTCAAGGAGCTGCTGGAGTGTGTTCGTTTCTCACAAGTGAACCCAGACTATCTTAAGAACATAACGGAGACAGACAAGGTGTTGGCAGGAGTTTCTGGGATCAAGGAACTGATAAAGCTAAAGGACCATGGCCAATCTAGACATGTTGGACCACGCCACATTCAGAAGGAGGAAATTCTGGTTCTAGGTGGTACTGCACCATCAAAATATGACTTGGATGGCAACCTTCTGATTCATGTTGGAGATAATCCGGACATTTACAGACTTGACTTGAACGGTGATTGTGTTAACATTTCTCTGGTGCCAGAATCTGTAAAGGAAACTGCAGGATATGCAGCATGTGTTGTTGATAATGATGTCATTGTAACAGGGGGTATCAGTTCTGGCAAAAATGCCTGGCAATACAAACCATCTCTACATTCTTGGACTGAGCTGGATTCCCTCAATAGAGAAAGATGTTATCATGGGATGGCAGTTTTGCGGGAAGAGGTGTATGTTGTTGGTGGTCGTAGAGGTTATCATAGAAGTTCAAGTCATCCTCATGTAGAGGTGTACTGCGAAGTGATCGACAATTGGGAGTTGGTGGCACCACTGAAACAGAAAGTCTGTGAATTTGGCATAACTACATGTTGTGAAAAAATCTATGTGCTTGGTGGTAGGATAAACCTCAAGGAAAATACTGCTGTTGTTCAGTGCTATGACCCCACTCAGGATATGTGGACTTTTGCAACGCCTTTGCCACACTCAACGAGAGACATAAACGCTTGCACAATCAACTCTAAAATCTATTTGGTTGTTGGAGAGTTGGCCCATGTCCTGTGTTATAGTCCTCAGGAAAATTGCTATGAGAAAATGACTGGTCGACTAGCCTCGTGGCATTATTGTAGTGCCACTGTGTGTGGTTCTGAGATCTACATTACTGGTGGCTATGACTTACCACGCCATGATATTGATGATAAGGTTCCACTTGCTACAGTCCAGTGTTACAATGCAAGCAGCAATACCATGATAATGGTTAACAATTTGCCTCTTCCACTCTATTGTCATATCAGTGTAACAGTACCAAAACTATGA
- the LOC136445246 gene encoding kelch-like protein 24: protein MDTNQPVNDSQTTEVSVTVDENGTVYNSHECDDTDEYPAWFLERLREFRSEGHLVDVTLCAEGKEIPCHKLVLSACSDYFHAMFRGGHSESKKDKIEIGGVSGETLEKLVDIAYTPKYTVSIENVQSLYEAANMLQFEAVEESCEEFLTDRLRPDTCLASWELADKVSNKNLSAMAKNFALTFFDKVCVNENFLDLPVEFLRTYISDNDLHAEKEEQVIEAIMLWARHDLEERETHLKELLEFVRFSHVDQDHLKDIMETDKVLAGVPGIKELIKNQSVQPRTCKLFQGEILLLGGVTKDEDGEYSKPNNCIYRLDVQCCCVDITSLPRSLGDNEGSAACVVNNDVIVTGGKKYSSQVWRCRASHNSSTRLRFLRTERYDHGMAVL from the coding sequence ATGGACACCAATCAGCCAGTGAACGACAGTCAGACCACAGAAGTCAGTGTGACAGTGGACGAAAATGGGACAGTGTACAATAGCCATGAGTGTGATGACACTGATGAATATCCAGCCTGGTTCCTTGAGCGGCTACGAGAGTTCAGGTCCGAGGGTCACCTGGTGGACGTGACTCTGTGTGCTGAAGGGAAGGAGATCCCCTGTCACAAACTGGTTCTGTCCGCCTGCTCCGACTACTTCCACGCCATGTTCCGTGGAGGCCATAGTGAGAGCAAGAAGGACAAGATAGAGATAGGAGGGGTGAGTGGAGAGACACTAGAGAAGCTCGTGGACATTGCTTACACTCCTAAATACACAGTCAGCATTGAAAATGTCCAGTCACTGTATGAAGCAGCCAACATGCTGCAGTTTGAGGCTGTTGAAGAGAGTTGTGAAGAGTTCCTGACAGACCGCTTGAGGCCTGACACATGTTTGGCATCTTGGGAATTGGCAGACAAAGTATCAAATAAAAATTTGTCTGCGATGGCAAAAAATTTTGCCTTGACATTTTTTGATAAAGTGTGTGTGAATGAAAATTTCCTTGATCTACCTGTGGAATTTCTAAGGACATACATATCCGACAATGACCTTCATGCTGAGAAGGAGGAACAAGTGATAGAGGCAATCATGCTTTGGGCAAGACATGATCTTGAGGAACGAGAAACACATCTCAAGGAGCTGCTGGAGTTTGTTCGTTTCTCACATGTGGATCAAGACCATCTCAAAGACATCATGGAGACAGACAAGGTGTTGGCAGGAGTTCCTGGAATCAAGGAACTGATAAAGAATCAATCTGTGCAGCCAAGAACTTGTAAACTTTTTCAAGGAGAAATTCTGCTTCTTGGTGGTGTCACAAAAGATGAAGATGGGGAGTATTCCAAACCAAACAATTGCATATACAGACTTGACGTCCAATGCTGCTGTGTAGACATTACTTCACTACCACGGTCCCTTGGTGACAACGAAGGATCCGCTGCATGTGTTGTTAACAACGATGTAATTGTGACAGGGGGGAAGAAGTATTCGTCTCAAGTATGGAGGTGCAGGGCATCTCATAACTCTTCTACTAGGCTGAGATTCCTCAGGACAGAAAGATATGATCATGGGATGGCAGTGCTTTAG